From Jaculus jaculus isolate mJacJac1 chromosome 19, mJacJac1.mat.Y.cur, whole genome shotgun sequence, a single genomic window includes:
- the Gja8 gene encoding gap junction alpha-8 protein produces MGDWSFLGNILEEVNEHSTVIGRVWLTVLFIFRILILGTAAEFVWGDEQSDFVCNTQQPGCENVCYDEAFPISHIRLWVLQIIFVSTPSLMYVGHAVHHVRMEEKRKDREAEELCQQARADGGGGGAERAPLAPDQGSIRKSNSSSKGTKKFRLEGTLLRTYVCHIIFKTLFEVGFIVGHYFLYGFRILPLYRCSRWPCPNVVDCFVSRPTEKTIFILFMLSVAFVSLFLNIMEMSHLGLKGIRSAFKRPVEQPLGEIPEKSLHSIAVSSIQKAKGYQLLEEEKIVSHYFPLTEVGMVETSPLSAKPFGQFEEKMGAGPLTDMSRGYQETLPSYAQVGAPEVDAEEPPAEEGAEAEAAGEKRREAEKATPEGQEMVAVVPEGEKAETPGVGKEGEKEEAPAEKVTAAKQGLSSEKAPALCPELTADDTRPLSRLSKASSRARSDDLTI; encoded by the coding sequence ATGGGCGACTGGAGTTTCCTGGGCAACATCTTGGAGGAGGTGAACGAGCACTCCACGGTCATTGGGCGCGTGTGGCTCACGGTGCTGTTCATCTTCCGCATCCTCATCCTGGGCACGGCGGCCGAGTTCGTGTGGGGCGACGAGCAGTCGGACTTCGTGTGCAACACGCAGCAGCCCGGCTGCGAGAACGTGTGCTACGACGAGGCCTTCCCCATCTCGCACATCCGCCTGTGGGTGCTGCAGATCATCTTCGTGTCCACGCCGTCGCTCATGTACGTGGGCCACGCCGTGCACCACGTGCGCATGGAGGAGAAGCGCAAGGACCGCGAGGCCGAGGAGCTGTGCCAGCAAGCGCGCgccgacggcggcggcggcggggcggagCGCGCGCCCCTGGCCCCGGACCAGGGCAGCATCCGcaagagcaacagcagcagcaagggCACCAAGAAGTTCCGGCTGGAGGGCACGCTGCTCCGGACCTACGTGTGCCACATCATCTTCAAGACCCTCTTCGAGGTGGGCTTCATCGTCGGCCACTACTTCCTCTACGGCTTCCGCATCCTGCCCCTGTACCGCTGCAGCCGCTGGCCCTGCCCCAACGTGGTGGACTGCTTCGTGTCCCGGCCCACCGAGAAGACCATCTTCATCCTGTTCATGCTGTCCGTGGCCTTCGTCTCGCTCTTCCTCAACATCATGGAGATGAGTCACCTGGGTCTCAAGGGGATCCGGTCGGCCTTCAAGAGACCCGTGGAGCAGCCGCTGGGCGAGATCCCGGAGAAGTCCCTGCACTCCATCGCCGTCTCCTCCATCCAGAAAGCCAAGGGCTACCAGCTCCTGGAAGAAGAGAAGATCGTCTCCCACTATTTCCCGCTGACCGAGGTCGGCATGGTGGAGACCAGCCCGCTGTCCGCCAAGCCTTTCGGTCAGTTTGAGGAGAAGATGGGCGCAGGGCCCCTGACGGACATGTCTCGGGGTtaccaagagaccctgccttcTTACGCTCAGGTGGGAGCCCCCGAAGTGGACGCGGAGGAGCCGCCCGCCGAGGAAGGTGCAGAAGCCGAAGCGGCAGGGGAGAAGAGGCGCGAAGCAGAGAAGGCCACCCCGGAAGGGCAGGAGATGGTCGCGGTGGTGCCCGAGGGCGAGAAAGCAGAGACCCCTGGAGTGGGCAAGGAAGGTGAGAAGGAAGAGGCGCCGGCTGAAAAGGTAACGGCCGCCAAGCAAGGGCTGTCATCCGAGAAGGCACCTGCTCTGTGTCCCGAGCTGACGGCCGACGACACCAGGCCCCTGAGCAGGCTGAGCAAAGCCAGCAGCCGAGCCAGGTCAGATGACCTCACCATATGA